The sequence ATGCGGGCGCGCGCCTGCTCGGCGTGCGCTTGCGTGATCTTTGCGCGCTTCACGCCTGCCTGCAGATCCGCCTCGACGCGGGCCATAGCGCGATCCAACGCCTCCTGCGCGGCGTCGATGAGCGTCACGTCGTAACCGCCAAGCGCGAGGCTGTGCGCGATGCCGTTGCCCATCGTCCCTGCGCCGATGACGGCAATCCGCCCGCTCACGAAGAATTGAGCCGCTTATGACCGATGCGCGATTGCGCCTCGCGAAGGACGGCGACGCGGCGACGATCTACGATATCGTGGCGGATGCGGGGCAACTGTCGTCCGGAGCCCCAAGCTCGCTGGACGATCTCGTCCAGTTCTTGCGCGGTGAGCATGGCGGCGCGTTCGTCGCGACCGCGGGTGGCGCCGACGCAGGGGTGGCGCTGTTCGCGCGCCAGGGTGAAGTGTTCTGGCTCGTGCGGCTCGCGGTGCGAGAGCGATTTCGAAAGCGCGGGATCGGTGCGGCGTTGGTCGCCGCCGTCGAGGCGCGCGCGCGCGCCGAAGAGCGCACGGCGGTGTTCGTGCAGGCGATAAAAGCAGACGCCGTCATCCAGTATTTCGAGGGCCTCGGCTATGACATCGATCGCGAAGAACCCGATGTCGCTCGCGGCGAGCCCGTCGTGATGGTCGACCTCATCAAACTTCTCTGACATGTTATGGCGGCAAGAGGTGAAGGGTGTGCTGCGTCGCCGCCGCTACGGCATGCGGCGTGAATGGGGTCGGCGCCCAGCGCACGGCCGTGAAGTCGGCCAGTTGGTCGAGATAGTGCTCGTCGCTGAAGTGGCCTGACTCCCCGAGCGTGAGCAGCATGGACGAATCATCCCAGTTCGCCAAGTCCACGACCAGCCGTTGTGACGGTCCGAAGGCCGGGCGGCCAGCGTAGACCGCGAACACGTCGCCGGGCTGTGCTTGCGGACGCGCGCTGAGCACGAGGTTGAGCAGCCACGACTGCGCGAGCGGGTGATCGTAACGAGCCGCGTTGCGCTCGCCCCAAGCCTGAAGCGCCTCGATGCCGCGCGAACCGTCGGCGTGCAGCGTGTGAGCCGCCTTCGCGGCTGCCCGCACCAGCGCGCTTCGCACGCTCTCCCGCGTGATCCCGGCCTTGGCCAATCGCCGATCACCGTCGAGCGCCCGCTCGAGCACGATGATCGCGTGAAAGTACTTCGTATAGGTCTCGAACGTGCCGCTGGACAGTTTGCCGGCCAGCAGGTCGTCTGTCAGCCAACGTTCTTGTTCATAAAGGAAGGTCGGCGCTCGAGAGGTCGCCGTCACGCGCCCATCCCACGCCTGCAATTGAGCGCCGACGCGGCGCAGCGCCGGGTCGCTCGACGCCGACAGCAAGCGCGCCGTTTCGAGCGCGAGCCGGGCACGCGCGCGATCGTAGACGTCCGACTGCACCGCGCCGACTTGCAGCGGGCTCATGCGCGGCGCGCCGCGCAGCAGTTCGACGATCCGGTGCACGCGGTACGGCGATTCCCAAAAGGTCGAGAGCGTCTGTCCGAATGCTCCCGCCGCCAACTGCTGGTTGGCCGTCGCCACAACGCCGCCCGGCGGATCGATAGTGTTTGGAAGCTTTTCAAACGGCACGTAGCCGCGCCACGCGAACCGATCGTCCTGACCCTCCACCGGATAAAACCCGACGCCGCTCGCGCGCACCGGCACCGCTCCGGCGTCCTGATATCCGATGTGGCCGTCGACGTCCGCGTAGCCGAAATTGAGGTTCGGGCCGACCCAATGGGAAAGCGCTGCCCGAAATTCCCGCCAGTTGGAGGCACGATCGAGCCGATCCACCGTGTCGCTCTCGCCGCCGTTTTGAAGAATCGTCCACGAAAGCGCCAGCGCGCGCGAGCCGTCGCGCTCTACGATCGGGCCATGGCGCGTCACCAGCACGTCCAAGTCGACTGCCGGGCGGCCCTTGATCGCGATGCGTTCGACGCGATGTTCCGCCTTGCGCCACCTGCCGTTGCTAAAGTATTCGTCGGACGTCGCCGAGCGGAAGCGCTCGACGAAGAGATCCTGAACGTTCTCCACCGAGCTGGTGACGCCGAACGCGATGCGCTCGTTGTGGCCCACCACGATGCCGGGCACGCCGGGAATCGTGAAGCCTTCGACGTCGAGCCCCGGTGCTTGGACTTGCGCGATCCACCACGTGCTCGGCAGCGAGTGTGCGAGATGCGTGTCGTTGGACAGCACCGGTTTGCCGGTCGTGGTGCGGCCCGGTCCTACTACCCAGTTGTTCGAGCCGGCGTCCGGCTCTCGCCAAAAATCTTCACCCGAAAACGACGCGAGCGCTTGTAGTGCCGGAGCTTTAGCTCCGGAAAATGTAGCGTTCCGAACGAAGTTCGGAATCTTTGCCGCCTTACCCGGCCCAAACCCGGGGATGTATTCCTCCAGCGCGGGCACCTGCTCGTCCGTGAGCGCATCGGCAGCCGCGTCGCCAAGCCGCTCGCGCAGCGCCGCTCGAAGTTTGGGGATGTACCATTGATCGTCGAGGCGCTGCGCCATGAGTTTGCCGACGGCGATGCTGTCGATCGGGCTCCACGGCGCGGGGCGATAGCCGAGCAGCCGGAACTCGAGGGGCAGCGGATGCGTCAGCGCGGCCGCGTTGACGCCGGCGGCATACGCGACGAGCAGCGCGCGAGCGCGCGGTCCCAAGCGCGCATAGTCTGCGCGCGAGGACGCCGCCAAACCGAGCGTTTGCACGTAGCGATCGAGCTCGACCGTGACCGGTCCGACGATTTCGGAAAGCGTGCCCTCAGCCCGGCGTCGCAGCGTGTCCATCTGCCAGAGCCGATCTTGCGCGCACGCAAAGCCCTCCGCGAAGTAGGCATCGTAGTCCGAGCGCGCCGAGATGTGCGGGATCCCGCGTTCGTCACGACGGATGACCACCTCGGCGCGCAAGCCGCCGACGCGCAGCGTGCCATCGGTCTTCGGCAGCGGCGAGCGCACGGCGTAGGCGGCGAACGCCGCGAGCGCAAGCAACGCGGCGGCGACCGTCAAGCCGAAAGCGCGAAACAGCGCCGAACGGTGTTTAAGTATCGTGATCGACATAATAGCCGCCGCGAATTTCTTGGATGATGGCGATCGCGACTCTGGCGCCGTCCCCGGCCGAGATGATCGCCTGGCTCGGCAGGCCCGTTATCCGGCCCACGGCATAGCAGCCGGGAACCGACGTCTGGCCGTCGCCGTCGACCGAAACAAAACGTCCGCCGTGTCCGCCGAGCGGGATGCCGAGCGAGGTCGCGAGATCGGTCCGCTTGTTTGAAGCGAGGATGAGATTCTCAGCGTGCAGCGTGCGCGCGCCGGTCACAACGTCGAATCCGCCGCCTTGACGCGGTGCAACAGAGCGGACGTCTTCATCCAGCACCT comes from Candidatus Tumulicola sp. and encodes:
- a CDS encoding GNAT family N-acetyltransferase; amino-acid sequence: MTDARLRLAKDGDAATIYDIVADAGQLSSGAPSSLDDLVQFLRGEHGGAFVATAGGADAGVALFARQGEVFWLVRLAVRERFRKRGIGAALVAAVEARARAEERTAVFVQAIKADAVIQYFEGLGYDIDREEPDVARGEPVVMVDLIKLL
- a CDS encoding penicillin acylase family protein; this encodes MSITILKHRSALFRAFGLTVAAALLALAAFAAYAVRSPLPKTDGTLRVGGLRAEVVIRRDERGIPHISARSDYDAYFAEGFACAQDRLWQMDTLRRRAEGTLSEIVGPVTVELDRYVQTLGLAASSRADYARLGPRARALLVAYAAGVNAAALTHPLPLEFRLLGYRPAPWSPIDSIAVGKLMAQRLDDQWYIPKLRAALRERLGDAAADALTDEQVPALEEYIPGFGPGKAAKIPNFVRNATFSGAKAPALQALASFSGEDFWREPDAGSNNWVVGPGRTTTGKPVLSNDTHLAHSLPSTWWIAQVQAPGLDVEGFTIPGVPGIVVGHNERIAFGVTSSVENVQDLFVERFRSATSDEYFSNGRWRKAEHRVERIAIKGRPAVDLDVLVTRHGPIVERDGSRALALSWTILQNGGESDTVDRLDRASNWREFRAALSHWVGPNLNFGYADVDGHIGYQDAGAVPVRASGVGFYPVEGQDDRFAWRGYVPFEKLPNTIDPPGGVVATANQQLAAGAFGQTLSTFWESPYRVHRIVELLRGAPRMSPLQVGAVQSDVYDRARARLALETARLLSASSDPALRRVGAQLQAWDGRVTATSRAPTFLYEQERWLTDDLLAGKLSSGTFETYTKYFHAIIVLERALDGDRRLAKAGITRESVRSALVRAAAKAAHTLHADGSRGIEALQAWGERNAARYDHPLAQSWLLNLVLSARPQAQPGDVFAVYAGRPAFGPSQRLVVDLANWDDSSMLLTLGESGHFSDEHYLDQLADFTAVRWAPTPFTPHAVAAATQHTLHLLPP
- a CDS encoding FAD-dependent monooxygenase, producing the protein MPPSLEERQRVAANRQALDPYTVAIAGGGVAGLSAAIFLARAGVPVAVFDRSESSLHRVSKVNNYLGFPDGVGGPDLLRLGRVQAVHFGAEVLDEDVRSVAPRQGGGFDVVTGARTLHAENLILASNKRTDLATSLGIPLGGHGGRFVSVDGDGQTSVPGCYAVGRITGLPSQAIISAGDGARVAIAIIQEIRGGYYVDHDT